From the Trifolium pratense cultivar HEN17-A07 linkage group LG4, ARS_RC_1.1, whole genome shotgun sequence genome, the window TCACATCCCATTCACCAAACTTTGGCAATGGTATACCCTTCTCCTGTTAATGAAATTCATAttcaaaataaatcattaatattattacaTTTACAtctaatataagatatattgaAACAAATCCTCAACAAATATAAGTCGTTGGCAAAAACTACcgacttgtaacaaaaaaaggcgctgccaaaaatcaaatttcttatAGTGATATCCAAATCAATGTTTAGaaacatatattaaaatcaTGAATCATGATGTAATGGAATATAATTGCAAGAAATGGAAACATACCGCCATAGttggtgatggtgatggtgatgaaCAGGAGGAGAAGAGAAGAGCAGGAGgaggagaagaagaaggagGATGATGATTTGTGATTCTGTCTGTCTGTTGTCTGTCTGTCTGGCTGGCTGGCCAAAACTGTATGAGATCCTCCGTTTTTCAAGGAAGAGAAGAGTGGGCCCGACCTATTATGCCAATCACATCTTTGGTGGGCCCTATAGTTTGTCAAATTCTACTACACTATTTTCTGTCATGCAACCAAACACGACCTCGATGTTATTCCGAGTTGTATTCACAATATTATTATCAATAAAATGTCTTGAGTTTGCTTGTGTAagagaaaaaaatcaaacacgACCTCCATGAAACTTATTGTGTCGCcaataatatcatttttttttgtcaaataacctATTGGcagtggcggaaccagaaaaaataatttgggggggccatttttttttaatatacaaattaaatacgaaaataatattatatataaaaatatatagtgtaaaaatatatgttggtcaaatttgtcttcaaataagatttttttttaagcaaataagatgtgatgttcatatttatatacattttattttttttggtttacaatgctTAGGATCGAACCCATAAACTATTTATATAGGTTGGTTCAGTTAATTTTActcaatattataaattcaattaggtATGCGTTATTTTTGGACGAACAAAATCAAAgttcattattataaaattaaactatataacttaaaaataatactCTACGTGTATAAACTAATAgaatataaactaatatttgcactaatacTTTGAACTAATATATATGTTGAGTTTCTTATagttattaaaaataaactctaaacaaatatttacattaatatttgtacaaatacgtgtataaaatttcttaaaatcatcaataatatatttgaattaatattacacctataaaaaaattatctttttggGGTGGGGGAGGGCCGTGGCCACCCTCAGCCCCACCCTAGTACCGCCACTGCCTATTGGTAAGACTCATACATTTAAGTGCGGAGAAACGTAGAATCTGATATTTGAatctgacgcagtacggaagcgctaggttagcaaaacgctaaacctaatggataaagacaagccgcaaacacaaacttgtcaaaatagggtttcggagtccaccgaaagttgagataaaactcgaataattttattgaatcaaaaaactgccttcaaggctacaataatttagcttaaataggagtgaaaaataaaattaacaaatctcctaaaagattgtaaaaataaaaataacaaacctagctaaataaaaattacaaatctacctaaaatataaaaataactaacctaggtgaaatataaaaataaggaatcaacctaaaatataataaaactaaatctaactaaaataataaaatacagaagaaatcctcctacatcagactcctctacctcaaaagaactcgaccccgagttctcgtcttgataaagagcttcctttgcaggttgactcctccaatgaacaagagaccaccctcctggatcccattgaattaagTGAGAGGACCTGTCTCGTGTCAACACATCCAAATAACCACCGGGGTTCCATTGCTCAAAGATAGAACacataatttgaaatttatcacAAAAGGGTATTTGACCCAACTCAGTTAACAGGTTTGAGCTAGTGCCTAAACCATAAGATTTAAGGTAAAACCCGAATTGAACCCGATCTATAAGCAAATCCTTGAGTTCAATGTGACGGCTGTGATGCGGCGGTTTTGCTGAGATGGAAGTCATCCTAGTGTCCGGAGGTTCTAGTGGCGGTGAGGTTGTTGCCGGATTTCGCACAAATACATCTGGCTTAGACGGAGCCGCCACAGGTAGGTCGACATCAAGTTGTGGATCGCCAGACTTgcacaagacaattttttttatcctagttggattctcttcacCTCCCTTTTCGGACACAACTTCCTCATCCTCAGAACTCGAGTCATTAGTAGATGGGTTGTTGCGGTTGTTGTCGCCGtttctgttgttgttattgtttctattgCTGTTGTAGTTTCGGTTGTTGTTGGATAACGTTGTCACCTGTGTTGTCAGAGCTGTGATGGCCGCGGTTAAAGCCGTCATGGCACCGTAAAACTCTGCTTTCGTCACCGGTtgatctcccatctgatcacgttagaacaagaacaggagaaacctgctctgataccaactgacgcagtatggaagcgctaggttagcaaaacgctaaacctaatggataaagacaagccgcaaacacaaacttgtcaaaatagggtttcggagtccaccgaaagttgagataaaactcgaataattttattgaatcaaaaaactgccttcaaggctacaataatttagcttaaataggagtgaaaaataaaattaacaaatctcctaaaagattgtaaaaataaaaataacaaacctagctaaataaaaattacaaatctacctaaaatataaaaataactaacctaggtgaaatataaaaataaggaatcaacctaaaatataataaaactaaatctaactaaaataataaaatacagaagaaatcctcctacatcagaaTCTCAGTCACTTCAAAAATATCTCTGATAATTACGATTTAAATAATATCGTGTTATTTAAACATCATAATATTGACGATCAATCTGAATAGAGTTGTGTTATTCAATTGAATTTAAAGTTTTGGATAAAATTAGTTGTTGAATTATAGTAGTAGATAATCTATatttttgatcatttttattaaagtaagatgataaagataaaattgaaaggaaaaaatgataatttttttttgtcaaggatttttattattaaagttCATAAGACAATGTCATTTactaaacaagttttttttttttaatcatgagtaaaaaagctataagctcaaaaatatattttgccaACCATACCCTAACTCATCCATTTTGTGATAGATTAGTGAAACTCATTTTTTATGTGATAGATAAGTGAACTTAATTAACTTTTCATTTGTATTTATCTCTTTCATAAGTGAACAATATAGCTGAAGTATAGACGGTAGGTATGTGGAGCAAATTCGGGTTCATATTACactcttcttttcttttgtcaaGCACActcttttgtttttatgattagaACTAAAATTGCAttactctcttttttatttatatgttaaatttttttatttttttttaaagttggaTTAAATCATCATAGGCATATTtatatgttaaaataaaatgtacaaACTCTTATTCTCTATTATgtagttttataaaaaaaaaattaaaaaaaaatctctattaTGTAGTTCATAtcagaaaaaaattatgatttctTTCACTAAAAGGTAATTGAATTacatttttatgttaaaatcaacatttttattttttgataaacattttttttatatataaagtcAACGATTATCACCAAATTTATCAagaatttttagtaaaatttacaCATAATAACTCAAATGTAAAATCACATAGTACTATAATAAATCAAGTCACTCGTTGCGAGCAAGATGGCTAAATTTTTTAGGCATCTCCCATATTTTGATTACTTTTTCCAACCCCTGCAATTCTAATGTGGGCAACAACCCTTTTTGTTTCATAGGTGTGTCCGACACCAAATGTGGTAACTCTAAGTACCTCTTATTAGAATTACACAATTTAGGATTTTAGCGGCAACAACCGGGTTTATTACGGGAGAGCTTATGATGTTCATATCGATCTATTATGCTCCTTTTCATTTGGCATTGAGGAACTCCCATATTTTGATTAGAATCAATCTATGTTGATTTTATATTACTACTATCCAATTAGGCAGCAGCGTAATGACAATGTTGATAAATGAATCTGTTTGCTCTATTAAACTTAATTCAAAACCTAAGTGAGCAAAATTAAATTCACAAGTTGAAAGGCAATAATGTGATTATACTTTCAATTCGCTAAAGCAGCATACAaatgaataaaatgaaattaatgaATCTTAATTGGACTCTTAATACAACAGCCAAATTGGACCACAAATCAAAGACTCAACAATTACTGCGATACATAGAAAAAATTGAGACACATACTAAAGATTATagtacaaatatatatatgcaatttgCTATGAGTTGAACTCAAACATTGGAAGCAAAGTTTGGTTTGGAATGAGGCTGAGGAGGTGAAGGGAAGGTATTTGCAATTGGAGCGCCTGGTGGCGGAGTTGGCATACCATAAACTTGAGGGTTGGTGAATACTTCACGTCTTCCTCTAGCTCTTCCAAAGAAGTAACAACCAAAACCAAGaattaaacaaaagaatatAAAAGGAAGAGAAATCACCACTACCATTCCCAtcttaattttcttcttcttgccttttctttttctaagcTTACTTATCTTATTTGaattaaacaaaagaatatGTTTGTTTTCTTAGAAAATTAAGAGAGGGAGAGAATATTTATATAGTGGAAGCCAAGTTTCTAGATTCTGTCTAGAAAGAAAGATTTGTGTTGTAATAATGGCCTAACGTTCAAGTTTTTAACGGTCACTTTTTATGTCCCACAATAGTGTTTTTTTGGACATATCTGTGTCCCACAAGAACTGTACTTCTAAAATGTTCCTCTGCTTTTAATGTGACTTTTGTTTTACGTATGTTTGGTCagaaatttattcattttttaaccATCCATGTGCAGTCTCACAAATTAGCTGGCTATTTCACAAATTTCCTTTATTAACTTAGCTGCCAGTCCATAAAAAACTCAGCTGCCAGTCTTGCATTGCAGATATCCCCCAAAAATTTTCATCATCAAACACTTTGGTGGCCAAACTCACTTAATATTTCATGCAACTATCAACtgaattacacttacaaacatttcCACCAAAGCTTTTATTATATGTTGAGATGAGCTCTGTAAGCACAACGGTTGGGCAAGTGGTGATGAACACATACTTAATTTGTAATGACTAAAGAAATTATATTAGAATGCTTAGTTTATTCCCCTTACTACGTGTTACTTATGATTAGTATATTATTTTGTTGAATGTATTTAAACCAGAGCAATAATAAGTGGTAACAATATCAATCACAGCTtgcttattttcattatttattttggatCATTTCAGTTTTAAACACAATATTCTTGCAAAGCACACTGATATGTGTAATCTTGTGTCCGAATAAGAGGTTTGAAGAATTATTCATCCCACAACAATGTACACCAGCAACTTATTACAgagaaatgaaaatttaaatgtcTACTTTGCTACTAAGATCTGAGACTTAAATCTAAGAGCTATATCGCCAAATGTTTCCACTCTTTCCTTTTGTCCttgtaaaaaatttgaaatttgcaCGCACACTTGCATCAATATTTGAACATTGCACAAACGCTGGCtctaaaacaacaacaacaaccgaaTATGAATTACTTTCACAGGAGCTCCACTACAAGGGCAGATGCACCACCTCCTCCATTGCAAACACCACCAACACcgtattttccatttttctgCCTCAGTACCTGTAATGCAGTGACTTTTAGACTAATTGAATCGAAAGGAACATTCAATATTATGGATGACATCATACATGAACAATCACAATCAAAGTTACTTAAATATAACATAATGACCATGTAAAATTTCATATGATCATATGTGTACCAAATCATCAAAATTTGCtcttttcactttcacaacAAACTCCTCTCACTTGATTATCAAAatcatcattttttaaaatgaaattatagcataatataataaaataactcaattactgttattttaaattatggaCACTCGAATAACTAAGCAtaataagttttattttttgaaaaaacacaATGAGTTTATATGATTAAACAAAGAATTTAAGAGCAAACCAGTAGCAGTAGCACCGccatttcttcttcaaacactaTATTTGGAGTAACAGTCTATCGATGTGATAATATATATTGTGAAATAGTCAAAGTTATAAACTGAACATACCCCTAAAAGTGTCACCAGGATACGGGCACCACTGCAACCAAGAGGATGACCCAATGATACAGCTCCACCATGTACATTAACTTTTTCCTGCAAAATAATAGGAGTAATTGAGTAAAGGAATAAACTTTGTCCTGCAAAATAATACTCATTTTGAGTAAAAGGAAAAAACAGAAGTTTAGAGCCGAATATGGACTAGACAAATTTTATACTTTCCACGGCACAAAAAGGGGCAGGGCCCCTACAACAGAATGCAAGAAGGGATAAAACTCACCGAATTTAGTGCAAGAAGTTTCTGATTTGCAAGAGCCACAACCTACAGACAGAAATCAAAGAATTAGAACtcatgcttataaaaaaaataataattagaacTCATGTTGCCATAAATTGACAATCTACTACAATTAAAAGTTTGGCATGGAGTCCTACCGCAAAGGCTTCAttaatttcataaaaatcaaTCTGTGAACTCTCCAACCTTGCATTGCCGATCGCTTTGGGGATGGCAAGGGCTGGAGCTGTCGTAAATAACTCTGGCTCCTGTACAGATCACATCATATGAGCATAAAGTCACTACCAACATATAAAACACTACAGGTAATGTGAAGGTGTAGTTTAATTTAAATGTTTTATGTACCTGAGCAGCATCAGCATATCCAGAGATTTTTGCAATGACTTGAAGCCCAAGCTTCAATGCCTTCTCTCCACTCACTAAAACTAATGCAGCAGCTCCATCACTGTCATCAAGAACattatcattttcattaaaaaccaGGGCTCATGTTAAATTAAACTTACAAGAAATCTATATCAGTTAATAGCGTTAAAGAACACAAACTGATGGAAACTCAAAATTTAGCTCTCTAACTGACTTCAAGTTTCAAACAGTAATTCCATTGCAGCTAAGGATTTAGGGGAAAAAATTGTCTGCATCATCGCATTCTATGCTAGTGCTTCTTGAAAGTGTTAGTAGTAGCTTTACATGTAGTCTTCCATTCCATTACTATAATTTTCAATATGTATATCTGAGTACTACATCAAACTGTGTGATTACTCACTCAAATTGATAAACTACTCATTGCCAATATTACAACAATTTTGTATCTGCTTCTTTTCCCAACTCATTCATTCACTCAACTCTCAATAATAAGTTAACATCGAACTACTCCGGTGAATCATGTTTTAGACCATgtattttataacaaaaaaaattaacaagagCATCCAAGTACAAAAAGTTAGGCAGAAAAAAGACATAGGAAAAAGTTGAGGCTGTTGAGAAAATTTAACAATATATATCAACCTTATGCTGGAAGCATTGCCGGCAGTAACAGAACCTCCAGTCTCCTTGAAGCTTGGTCGGAGTTTCCGTAACTTGGCAGCATCAAACTGGgatagaaaaaggaaaaaatataaaaatgtgttGGTATAAATTAAAAGGCAAgattaaacaaaattaatgatTATAATAAGTTACAAAATTAGGAAATAAAAGTACCATAGCTGTAAATTTTCTTtatatggagaaaaaaaaactacgatCCTACTCTTGATTGATTGCTTACATTAGCAGGCATTGAGTTATTTATACATGAGACTCATGCAAGACCTATATTCTCATGCTGAGAAAACCTACATTCTTTTAACAAACTTTTAATACTTTGAAAACTTAGATTACTTAATATACATAAGGATTCTATAGATATGTATTTTGTAGGTCCGTCGTATGTACAGAAAAATGAGTATTGCCATGGTTCAAGTTATTTGGCTGATTACCTTTCCTAGGCCCTCGTCCTTGTCAACAATTGTTGATGGTCTTCCTCTTCCACCAGACACTTCAACCGGAGTGATTTCCCACTCAAAGTAACCATTTTCTTGGGCAGAAATTCCACGTTCAAAACTCTGAACTGCATAATTGTCCTGTACAAAAACATACATCAGCAAAAGTATAATAGAATGACTGAGCCAAAACCTATCTGAACAGAAATCAATCCTAAAATACCTGGTCTTCTCTTGATATTGAATGGTTCTCTGCACAGAGTTCAGCGCACACTCCCATACCAACATCCTTATAGACATCCCACAAACCATCTTTCAACATCCCATCAACTAGTGAATCATGTCCAAGACGGGATCCTTTCCTGAACTTTTAGCGTTGAATCAGTTTATTTCAACAAAAGAACTAATCTTAAAAAAACTGTAAAATAAATGTCAATATCGACCTTGCTTCCGCCAGGTATTTAGGTACACTAGACATGTTTTCCATACCACCAGCCACAACAACATCATTTATGCCCAATTGAATACTCTGCGCAGCGAGCATTGTAGCTGCAGTTGAccagaaaatatttattaaccTTGTTCttacattgaaaaaataaaaaaattaaaagatacaAAAAGAATTCTTTGTTTATAATACATTACATACCTTTCATTCCTGATGCACAGACTTTGTTAACAGTAGTGCAGACTACTGATTGAGATAGTCCTGCTCCAAGAGCAGCTTGTCTGGCAGGAGCTTGCCCCAAATTAGCACTAAGGACATTCCCAAAGAATACTTCTTGCACAAGTGATGGATCAACATTAGCCCTTTTAAGAGCGGCTACATATCAACAAAAAAGAGATAAGCATATCTTCAATAAGCTTCAAATACAATGCAATAAGAAGTGACACAGGTTAACATAATTACCTTCAATAGCTATAGATCCTAGCTTGGTAGCAGGTACAGATGAAAGAGAACCAAGAAACCCACCCATTGGTGTACGCGCAACACCAACAATGCAAACATCTGTACAAAACAAACTGATAAGATCGACTAATATACATAATAACAATTTTCAAGTAAAAGATACTAATATACATAATAACCCTGATGGATTACATGAACAAATATACATAATAACCTAAAGTTTGAATGAATcagataaatgctatgcaaggacaacaaaatttcaatatatCTAATATAAAGCCAAAAAGTTTGAATAAAGACCTAGAGGCTTTATAGTGTCTGAAGATGCTGCTGATGCTGTTGGAGCCATTGATAGATGAGAATTGAATCTGTAATTGAAAACATAATAAATTGAATTAACAAGCTAAGACATAAACAATTAAGAACTAAATTCATATATGGACGAGTTGATTCGACGAGTTACTAAACACACAATTAGAAGTGTAATAATATACTTATTATTAAACCTCTTtgtctaaattttatttttcccaaAACCTGTTTGGTTAATAGCAGTTGGAGGTATCAGGTTCACTCCGGAcgaaagaggaaaaaaaaataatctaacaAAGTAACAACTAACATTTCAATTATTCGGAATTGAAATATGAGAGAAATGAGAAagttgataataataataataaagatcTAGCATAAAATGTTAATAATATTATGATAATGAAGCTAAAGAAAAGACAGATctaagaagagaaagaagaagaaaggggTTACCGTAAGGTTTGTTGTGGTTGAAAGAAGAAAACGAAGGAGGGAAGAGAGTGAAGAGTgaagatgaatgaatgaatgtttgTTTATATAGTGCCATGTGGGACACGCCACGAGATACACGCACATTTCTTCGACGGAACCAATGAAATCAAAAACTATTATTCACTTCACGCCCACAAACTAAGAACTCAACAACGGATCAGTAATGGATTAGCTGATTTTAGTGAGGGAAAGGCACCATCACTTTTGTTGAATATAGTCTGTCAGATGAATCTGATGCTGCAAAACATGGCATGTTTTATAGTACCAGATTCATCAAACGGACCACATTCATCCAAAGTCACCGTGACTTTCCCGCAATAAAGTCAGCTAATTCTGATCCAGAACCCAACTACtattctttgttttctttttctatttcacAGTAAACTCTCAATTCCAATTTATTTACTAGCATTCTGtcccaaaaaaaacaaaaactatttaCTAGcatgttattaattttttggtaaTCCTGTTCTAGACTGGACCTAAGACCAAATAACTGAGGAGGTTTATTTCGCCAACCGTCAAGTAAGGTCCAACTTGTGGAGCAGCACAAGTCCCGTGATTCAAGTCAATGAACGATGAATTGCGCGTATCGTAACGTATGACATCAGAATGATGAGTATTTAGACCATGTATTAGTATCTAATAGGTACCTGGAGCAAAACAAAAATGAGTGTCTAACTCGTTCTACAATAAGTATTGGTACTTATATTGTTTTTATATGGTTCCCATTTATAATGATCTAGAGTTATTTGTATAATccatttagaactttttaagagatgttAGATTTGAGGGATTTAGTACTTATTATGTAATACTATTAAAAAACTATAAATGAGTGATCTGTACATGTGAGGTCCagttaagtactaaaaaatgagtATATTCAAAATTAAGCCACTTAATAACATTAACGTGCTCATTAAGGGTCTTGGTACAACGCTAGAGGATATATATACTCATCTCACGCATAGGAGTCAGGTACATTCTATTTCATTCTTAAAATCTTACTTCACTTCTTACTAACTTGAGCGTCGGAACACCTACAGGTACAAAATTTCATCCCATTCACCGAAACGGGAGAGGAGCACTACCAGACGCGGTCGATCATGATCCTAATAAGATCAAACCCTTTTCAAAATATAGAGATCTTAGTAATTTGGAATTCCATGTTTAGAGCATGTGAGCTCTTAATAATGatcattttaatttgaattcaaactcaaaatttttcaaataatttaatgttttttaattgAGTTCTCAATAAATGTCTTAATCGTCAGTCTTTTGGCTAAGACAAATGTCTTATAATTGAAAGTTGAACGTAATTtaaccttacaaaatcggctagTACGATGAGAATTGCCTCTACTTTATAGGTATATATTCAAGTCATCTCACAACTGATGTGAAACTTCTTAACAAAATATTGATTACGAGCTATTTTTTATTGGTGTGTTGACTAGTTGGACCATCTCATAAGAGAatagtcattttttattttatgaaggTTTTTGCCACTGTCTATTTTATTAATGGTTTGCTCATCATTTGGATTGTCTATTTaaattttagtcatttttattGACCTTGCCTGATTAGAACAGTCGTGATATATGTCTCTTTCGTATAGTGGTGAATTTTGTACCATACTTCAACGCTCGAGTCAATATTTGTCTAGAGTGAGAAATTTTAGAAAGTAAGAATAGAATACACGATTCTTCTGTACGGGAAAGGTATATATAATCTTAAGCGCAGAGCCAAAGCCAAAGCCATGAATAGGGCGGATCTCGCAACCTTGACGTTAATTGTTGAAATAACGGTTGAAAAACGTACCATGATTAATAATAAATGTCAAACATTCCGACATCGACCGTTAATGAAGTGTCATCTTCTGAGGCTGctgaacaaaaataaaaacaacataatACATTAGTCGTTTAggttataattaatataatctcAAATTATTtccgataatattttttttaattaaattcctCACCCAATAGGTTAATCACACCACTCTTTTGGTTAAGATAAATGGTAGTCACAATCTATGAATGGTGTGTTGATAGGTTGGACCATCTCATAAAGAGCATAGTCATTTTTTCTACGAAGGTTTTCAACAACTCTATTTCATGAGTTGTGTGTTTAGGGTCGTATCTGGAAATAATagtcatttttaatttatttttatagggGGGCTCTCTTATGATATTTGTTTTCGGTTTATTTTtgtgttatattatatatatactcttttttatttgaatgttgatttgttgttttataattttttttgttatcatgatattgatatgaagttTCCATCACCAATAATAATGACTAATTTTCATCAGAAAAATCGAATCTCTAACTACATacttaagaaaaacaaaatcctTACCAAAATAACGGACTAGTATatattggtttttatttttattttttaagcagACTAGTATTGGGATTggaacaaaacaaatatatgTTGATCATTTTTAGATGAGTGGCCTAGTGTCGCACATACTTATTACTTACATGAGCAGGGACGGATGCACTAAGGGGCATGGTGTGGCTAAAGCCACACCagatattttgatattttttttttataaatatatatatatagatatatattgtGTTAAATATTGTCTTCGGATACTAGTTAAATATATTACtaagaaaattttatcttgtattttgtgtgtttaatactttaaaaataaactatcacaaaattatcttttcaatattaattttatctttgatttcctcttttaatatgtttaacaagtgcccccaagtactgtttagcatgactcataaaaaaaaggttaaattggacaattggtcccttaactatttatGAGTTTCATATTGGGGcattaactaattaacgttaCAAATCGTCCCTTAACACACCTACCAATATTactcataaataaatcattGTCATTTGAAGCTTTAGATGTGAATAATTATCATCGTATTTCTTAACATCGCCCACCCTCCCCATAGCCACCACTCACCA encodes:
- the LOC123923603 gene encoding uncharacterized protein LOC123923603 translates to MGMVVVISLPFIFFCLILGFGCYFFGRARGRREVFTNPQVYGMPTPPPGAPIANTFPSPPQPHSKPNFASNV
- the LOC123921710 gene encoding acetyl-CoA acetyltransferase, cytosolic 1, with the translated sequence MAPTASAASSDTIKPLDVCIVGVARTPMGGFLGSLSSVPATKLGSIAIEAALKRANVDPSLVQEVFFGNVLSANLGQAPARQAALGAGLSQSVVCTTVNKVCASGMKATMLAAQSIQLGINDVVVAGGMENMSSVPKYLAEARKGSRLGHDSLVDGMLKDGLWDVYKDVGMGVCAELCAENHSISREDQDNYAVQSFERGISAQENGYFEWEITPVEVSGGRGRPSTIVDKDEGLGKFDAAKLRKLRPSFKETGGSVTAGNASSISDGAAALVLVSGEKALKLGLQVIAKISGYADAAQEPELFTTAPALAIPKAIGNARLESSQIDFYEINEAFAVVALANQKLLALNSEKVNVHGGAVSLGHPLGCSGARILVTLLGVLRQKNGKYGVGGVCNGGGGASALVVELL